The following nucleotide sequence is from Sterolibacterium denitrificans.
TTGAGGAAAAAAGGAATTACTCAAGCGCAGTATAGCATATTGAGGATTTGAGTAAATGCACCTTTTGAGGATTTGAAGCCATGAAAAACCCCGCACGCGGGCGGGGTTCGGTGGCAGGGCAGGGGAGGGCTTACGGGTTCGTCGGCGCGGCAGGAATGGCCGTCAGCGACAGCACACGGCGGCGGAAGTCGTCGTACTCGTCGCCAGCCCTGAGCGACAGGGCGGCCAGCGAATAAAAGCGGTCGGTCGATGGCGATTCGCTGCGGGCCTTCACCATATCCAGCCGCCCGACATTGACCACAGTCCAGCACTCGGTAAAGCCGCGCTGCCGCGCCTTCTGGTGGCTCTTCTCGGCCTCGCCGATGCGGTTGTGGATGTTGGATACATCCGTGCCGCTCTTGACCTCGATAGCAACCACGTTGCGGTAATGCTGGTGCTCCATTTCCTCGCGGATGATGATGTCCGGGTCTGGCGCGAACTCGATCAGGAACGGGCGGCCCGTGGCGCTGTTCACCTCGATGGCGCTTTCGCGCACCTCGGCGGCGGCATGGGCGACGATCTCCCGGATGATCTCGAACACCTGCACGATGCCATCGGTGCCGCGCTGGTTGTTGGCCCCGCCGCGTAGCTGCGGGCCTACGGTCAGCAGGGTCAAGTCATCCAGCAATTCCCGGCTGACGCGCAGCGGGCCGACACCGGCCAGCAGCGCCGATGCAGTGGCGCAGAACGCCACGCATAGGTCGGGCAGGTCAGCGGCTGCCGCCTTGCTGGTCTTGCCCTTTTCCTCCATCGACTTGAAGTAACCGACACCGAAGCCCTTGTCGCGTCCGTAAAACTCCTTCTGGCTGTAGCCCATCAGCAGCCGGTAATAGCCCAGCAGGTAGGGGTTCGCCTCCAGCACGGCAGGCACGGC
It contains:
- a CDS encoding XcyI family restriction endonuclease encodes the protein MTTPNKINFPPPKLQIDFAFALKRFRAVYLQSALLETVRDMDIAELDKQLAEYVPPADLATLAQYGLRAELLFAVPAVLEANPYLLGYYRLLMGYSQKEFYGRDKGFGVGYFKSMEEKGKTSKAAAADLPDLCVAFCATASALLAGVGPLRVSRELLDDLTLLTVGPQLRGGANNQRGTDGIVQVFEIIREIVAHAAAEVRESAIEVNSATGRPFLIEFAPDPDIIIREEMEHQHYRNVVAIEVKSGTDVSNIHNRIGEAEKSHQKARQRGFTECWTVVNVGRLDMVKARSESPSTDRFYSLAALSLRAGDEYDDFRRRVLSLTAIPAAPTNP